A genome region from Planctomycetaceae bacterium includes the following:
- a CDS encoding AAA family ATPase, with product MSNVKKVFVAATKQDQGKTTVSLGLMAAFNDLCGPAGFIKPVGQRYVEIEALRVDEDVALMRAIFPSGGDLRDMSPVTVGRTFTREYIRNPRPQELMTSIRESFDRMCRTKRSIVIEGTGHAGVGACFDASNADVARLLGAKVILVTEGGVGKPIDEVVLNRSLFSECGVELLGVVLNKVLPDKIDEICSVTGAGLARKGVDLLGAIPFSQTLENPTMAQVLDEVGGELLNGKGSLGNIVQEVIIGAMTAHRALDYMHPGCLLITPGDRDDLILAAVGPLGLDDSDSTVAGLLLTGGISPQKNILSLVQRTSIPVILTEDDSYSAATAVRDLKVKIQPADTEKTVLARQLVRRHLDVQGILDRL from the coding sequence ATGAGCAATGTCAAAAAAGTTTTCGTGGCGGCGACCAAGCAGGACCAGGGCAAGACGACGGTGTCGCTGGGACTGATGGCGGCGTTTAACGATCTGTGCGGGCCGGCGGGGTTCATCAAGCCGGTGGGGCAGCGGTACGTCGAGATCGAGGCGTTGCGCGTCGATGAAGACGTGGCGCTGATGCGGGCGATCTTCCCCAGCGGGGGCGACCTGCGCGACATGAGCCCGGTGACGGTGGGGCGCACCTTCACGCGCGAGTACATTCGCAATCCCAGGCCGCAGGAGCTGATGACGTCGATCCGCGAGAGCTTCGACCGCATGTGCCGGACGAAGCGGTCGATCGTGATCGAGGGGACCGGTCACGCGGGGGTGGGGGCGTGTTTCGACGCCTCGAATGCCGACGTGGCGCGGCTGCTGGGGGCCAAGGTCATCCTGGTGACCGAGGGCGGGGTGGGCAAGCCCATCGACGAGGTGGTGCTCAATCGCAGCCTCTTCAGCGAGTGCGGCGTCGAGCTGCTGGGGGTGGTGCTCAACAAGGTGCTGCCGGACAAGATCGACGAGATCTGCTCGGTGACCGGGGCGGGGCTGGCGCGCAAGGGCGTCGATCTGCTGGGAGCCATCCCGTTCTCGCAGACGCTGGAAAACCCCACGATGGCGCAGGTGCTCGACGAGGTCGGCGGCGAATTGCTTAACGGCAAGGGCTCTCTTGGCAACATCGTGCAGGAGGTCATCATCGGGGCCATGACCGCCCACCGCGCGCTGGACTACATGCATCCGGGATGCCTGCTGATCACTCCCGGCGACCGCGACGATCTGATCCTGGCGGCCGTGGGGCCTCTGGGCCTGGACGACTCGGATAGCACCGTCGCCGGGCTGCTGCTGACGGGGGGGATCAGTCCGCAGAAGAACATCCTCAGCCTCGTGCAGCGCACGAGCATTCCGGTGATCCTGACCGAGGACGACAGTTATTCCGCCGCGACGGCCGTGCGCGACCTGAAGGTCAAGATTCAGCCCGCCGACACCGAGAAAACAGTGCTGGCGCGTCAACTGGTTCGTCGGCACCTGGACGTCCAAGGCATCCTGGACCGCTTGTGA
- a CDS encoding nucleoside monophosphate kinase: protein MSVPRSIVLLGATGTGKTPLGALIERRGLWGSRARHFDFGEHLRRIALQGHWPGLCDADVGVIEAALGGGALLEDEHFHIAATILRGFIASAAAEDLIVLNGLPRHAGQARDVAAIVDVRAVIVLSCRAEVVLQRIAADIGGDRAGRLDDGASAVAAKLEIYRVRTAALVEYYRAGGARIISVEVGAETTADLMWQEIDRSGGFYGVRQP, encoded by the coding sequence ATGAGCGTGCCCCGGTCCATTGTGCTGCTGGGGGCGACGGGCACGGGTAAGACGCCGCTGGGGGCTCTGATCGAGCGGCGCGGCCTGTGGGGAAGCCGCGCCAGGCACTTCGATTTTGGCGAGCATCTGAGGCGCATCGCCCTGCAGGGGCATTGGCCGGGGCTGTGCGATGCCGACGTGGGGGTGATCGAGGCGGCCTTGGGCGGCGGGGCGCTGCTGGAGGATGAACACTTTCACATCGCCGCGACGATCTTGCGGGGGTTCATCGCCTCCGCGGCGGCGGAGGATCTGATCGTGCTCAACGGCCTGCCGCGCCACGCGGGGCAGGCGCGCGACGTCGCGGCGATTGTCGATGTGCGCGCGGTGATCGTGCTGAGCTGCAGGGCGGAGGTGGTGCTGCAGCGAATAGCGGCGGACATCGGCGGCGATCGCGCGGGGCGGCTGGACGATGGCGCCTCCGCCGTCGCGGCCAAATTGGAGATCTACCGCGTCCGCACGGCGGCGCTGGTGGAATACTATCGAGCGGGCGGGGCGAGGATCATCTCCGTCGAGGTTGGCGCCGAGACGACGGCCGACCTGATGTGGCAGGAGATCGATCGAAGCGGTGGATTCTATGGAGTGCGGCAGCCTTAG
- the murA gene encoding UDP-N-acetylglucosamine 1-carboxyvinyltransferase — protein sequence MDKFVINGRRKLSGSVALSGSKNAALPIMAACLLADGPCELDRVPDLADVRATVALLGDLGMDIARNDSGVMRLHVRDLAPCHAQYDRVRKMRASICVLGPLLARRGKARVAMPGGCAIGSRPVNLHLRGLRALGAKIELDGGDIVASADRLKGAEIFLGGPFGSTVLGTANVMMAAALAKGTTVLESAACEPELVDLADFLNAMGARIRGAGSPRVTIEGVESLTGKAHSVIPDRIEAGTFLVAGALGGGPVNVLGARADHLMAAIDALREIGVNVESSSAGIEVAAPDRPLNPCEITTHPHPGFPTDLQAQFMVLLSLAAGNSALTEKVFPDRFMHVAELLRMGADIRKEGPIALISGVKELVGAPVMASDLRASAALVLAGLVARGRTDIARVYHIDRGYEHIESKLNTLGADIRRISE from the coding sequence ATGGATAAATTCGTCATCAACGGCCGGCGGAAACTCTCCGGCAGCGTCGCCTTGAGCGGGTCGAAGAATGCCGCTCTGCCGATCATGGCCGCGTGCCTGCTGGCCGACGGGCCGTGCGAGCTGGACCGCGTGCCGGACCTGGCCGACGTGCGCGCCACGGTGGCCCTGCTGGGCGATCTGGGCATGGATATCGCCCGCAACGACAGCGGCGTCATGCGCCTGCACGTGCGGGACCTGGCCCCCTGCCACGCCCAGTACGACCGCGTGCGGAAGATGCGCGCCAGCATCTGCGTGCTCGGTCCGCTGCTGGCGAGGCGGGGCAAAGCCCGCGTGGCCATGCCCGGCGGCTGTGCCATCGGCTCGCGGCCGGTGAATCTGCACCTTCGCGGTCTGCGGGCGCTGGGGGCCAAGATCGAACTCGACGGCGGCGACATCGTCGCCTCGGCCGACCGGCTCAAGGGCGCCGAGATCTTCCTGGGCGGGCCCTTCGGATCGACGGTGCTGGGCACGGCCAACGTGATGATGGCGGCGGCGCTGGCCAAGGGCACCACCGTGCTCGAGTCGGCCGCCTGCGAACCCGAGCTGGTAGACCTGGCGGACTTTCTCAATGCGATGGGCGCCCGCATCCGCGGCGCGGGGTCGCCGCGGGTGACGATCGAGGGCGTCGAAAGCCTCACCGGAAAAGCCCACAGCGTCATCCCCGATCGCATCGAGGCCGGAACCTTTCTCGTCGCCGGCGCCCTGGGCGGCGGGCCGGTCAACGTGCTCGGCGCGCGGGCGGACCACCTGATGGCCGCCATCGACGCCCTGCGCGAGATCGGCGTCAATGTCGAATCCAGTTCTGCAGGGATCGAAGTGGCCGCACCCGATCGGCCGCTCAACCCCTGCGAGATCACCACACACCCGCACCCGGGCTTTCCCACCGATCTGCAGGCCCAGTTCATGGTGCTGCTGAGCCTGGCGGCAGGCAACAGCGCCCTGACGGAGAAGGTCTTCCCCGACCGCTTCATGCACGTGGCCGAACTGCTCCGCATGGGGGCCGACATCCGCAAGGAGGGGCCCATCGCCCTGATCAGCGGCGTCAAGGAGCTCGTCGGCGCCCCGGTCATGGCCAGCGACTTGCGCGCCTCGGCCGCCTTGGTGCTGGCCGGGCTGGTCGCCCGCGGGCGCACCGACATCGCCCGCGTCTACCATATCGACCGCGGATACGAGCATATCGAGTCCAAGCTCAACACCCTCGGGGCCGACATCCGTCGCATCAGCGAGTAG
- a CDS encoding Nif3-like dinuclear metal center hexameric protein, whose product MNLREFHRHFIDGLTPPWLEGEKAGNTCDCIISGDGDKPVETVLVSWIASMGALQAAVDRRVDLLLVHEPVFYGLTADRFPDVLKDCPSVGAKARFIAGHDIAIMRLHDRWDIWPQYGIPYAWAKFLGFSGPPVAIHKTVWPGTLHRYDMPPMTLGDFARRVAARTATVGEPHPLVVGDLDAMVSKVGVGTGCGCQVMAFRELGCDVSMICDDGSCYWHEIQRWEDEGHPVIRVNHGTSEEPGMESLARYINEKMPPVRAEYLPVARKFHQV is encoded by the coding sequence ATGAATCTGCGAGAGTTTCACCGGCATTTTATTGATGGGCTGACGCCGCCGTGGCTGGAAGGGGAGAAGGCGGGCAACACTTGCGACTGCATCATCTCCGGCGACGGCGACAAGCCGGTCGAGACGGTGCTGGTTTCGTGGATCGCCTCCATGGGCGCGCTGCAGGCCGCAGTCGATCGGCGGGTGGATCTGCTGCTGGTGCATGAGCCGGTGTTTTATGGGCTTACGGCTGACCGCTTCCCGGACGTGCTGAAGGATTGCCCCTCCGTGGGGGCCAAGGCCCGGTTTATCGCCGGCCACGACATCGCCATCATGCGCCTGCACGACCGGTGGGACATCTGGCCGCAATATGGCATTCCGTACGCCTGGGCGAAGTTCCTGGGCTTTTCGGGGCCGCCGGTTGCGATCCACAAGACCGTCTGGCCGGGCACGCTGCACCGCTACGACATGCCGCCGATGACGTTAGGCGACTTCGCCCGCCGAGTAGCCGCCCGCACGGCGACCGTCGGCGAGCCGCACCCGCTGGTGGTGGGGGACCTGGACGCGATGGTGTCCAAAGTCGGCGTCGGCACCGGCTGCGGGTGCCAAGTGATGGCGTTTCGAGAACTCGGCTGTGACGTGTCGATGATCTGCGACGACGGGTCGTGCTACTGGCACGAGATCCAGCGCTGGGAAGACGAAGGCCACCCGGTGATCCGGGTCAACCACGGCACCAGCGAAGAACCCGGCATGGAAAGCCTCGCGCGATACATCAATGAGAAGATGCCGCCCGTGCGGGCCGAGTATCTGCCCGTGGCGCGGAAATTTCACCAAGTGTAG